From a region of the Impatiens glandulifera chromosome 4, dImpGla2.1, whole genome shotgun sequence genome:
- the LOC124935046 gene encoding uncharacterized protein LOC124935046: MWYVIIDDPMKILKVNKHTNTTEGSPQMMEKLKYEWTAEDKRKVNLDNVAKYILYKTLDKNVFRKIKSCSSSKVIWEKLTQLYEGNNQSKEKKLMVTTQKFDNIRMRLGETITKFDERFSSIVIELLTLGKVYNNREVVIKAMKALPENGISKRWL, from the coding sequence atgtggtatgtcatcataGATGATCCCATGAAGATATTAAAGGTTAACAAACACACAAATACAACGGAGGGTTCTCCTCAGATGATGGAGAAACTCAAATACGAGTGGACTgctgaagacaagaggaaggtcaACCTCGACAACGTGGCCAAATACATCCTCTACAAAACTTTGGACAAGAACGTGTTCAGAAAGATCAAATCATGTTCCTCTTCTAAAGTGATTTGGGAGAAGCTAACTCAACTGTATGAAGgcaacaaccaatcaaaagaaaaaaagctAATGGTTACCACACAAAAGTTCGACAACATCAGGATGCGCTTAGGTGAGACTATTACAAAGTTCGACGAAAGATTCAGCAGCATAGTCATTGAACTCTTAACCCTGGGAAAGGTATATAACAACAGGGAAGTTGTTATCAAAGCTATGAAAGCTTTGCCAGAGAATGGGATATCTAAACGATGGctatga